A window of Microbacterium luteolum contains these coding sequences:
- a CDS encoding acyl-CoA dehydrogenase family protein: MSITSPVTTGLGNRWQDAAAPRDSEEWLDRAQEVADILAVDAVERDRANATPHAEVQLLKDSGLITLLGPVAHGGAGESWDTAYKVIRTVARGDGSIGQVLGYHYLWAWAARLVATEEQITAVEELYTANRFVFGGAVNPRDSDLVIREDGDELVFSGRKSFSTGGQISDLTVLEGVVEGTETHIFAIVPTDQDGIVFADDWDNLGQRLTESGSVEIRDVRVPWGSAAGFVDKVFQPLTYNTLNVPAIQLVFANFYLGIAQGALETASAYTRTTTRAWPYGGGDKQRATDEWYLREGYGDLASKLWADEALLDAVGAEISAVLHAPREELTARRRGEIAVRIAAGKLRIVDDGLEVATKVYELTGARASSNAVGLDIFWRNLRTHSLHDPIAYKKREVGGFVLLGEVPEPTWYT, encoded by the coding sequence ATGAGCATCACATCCCCCGTGACCACTGGACTCGGCAATCGCTGGCAGGACGCCGCCGCACCGCGAGACAGCGAGGAATGGCTCGACAGAGCGCAGGAGGTCGCCGACATCCTCGCGGTCGACGCCGTCGAGCGCGATCGCGCCAATGCGACGCCGCACGCCGAGGTGCAGCTGCTCAAGGACTCGGGGCTCATCACGCTGCTCGGTCCTGTCGCTCACGGCGGCGCCGGCGAGAGCTGGGACACGGCGTACAAGGTCATCCGAACCGTCGCCCGGGGCGACGGATCGATCGGACAGGTGCTCGGCTACCACTACCTCTGGGCGTGGGCGGCGCGACTGGTCGCGACCGAGGAGCAGATCACCGCGGTGGAAGAGCTCTACACGGCGAACCGCTTCGTCTTCGGCGGCGCGGTGAACCCCCGGGATTCCGACCTCGTCATCCGCGAAGACGGCGACGAACTCGTCTTCTCCGGCCGGAAGTCGTTCTCCACCGGTGGCCAGATCTCCGACCTCACGGTCCTCGAAGGCGTCGTCGAAGGGACGGAGACGCACATCTTCGCGATCGTCCCGACCGACCAGGACGGCATCGTGTTCGCCGACGACTGGGACAACCTCGGTCAGCGACTCACCGAGTCCGGATCCGTCGAGATCCGCGACGTGCGCGTGCCCTGGGGATCCGCCGCCGGGTTCGTGGACAAGGTCTTCCAGCCGCTCACGTACAACACCCTGAATGTCCCCGCGATCCAGCTCGTGTTCGCGAACTTCTACCTCGGCATCGCCCAAGGCGCTCTCGAGACGGCGTCGGCGTACACGCGCACCACCACGCGTGCGTGGCCGTACGGCGGCGGCGACAAGCAGCGCGCGACCGACGAGTGGTACCTGCGCGAGGGGTACGGGGACCTGGCCTCCAAGCTCTGGGCGGACGAGGCGCTGCTGGATGCCGTCGGCGCCGAGATCAGCGCCGTCCTCCATGCCCCGCGCGAAGAGCTCACCGCGCGCCGCCGCGGTGAGATCGCCGTGCGCATCGCGGCCGGCAAGCTGCGGATCGTCGACGACGGCCTGGAGGTCGCCACGAAGGTCTACGAGCTCACCGGCGCCCGTGCGTCGTCGAACGCCGTCGGGCTCGACATCTTCTGGCGAAACCTGCGCACGCACAGCCTGCACGACCCGATCGCGTACAAGAAGCGCGAGGTCGGCGGGTTCGTGCTGCTGGGCGAGGTGCCGGAACCGACCTGGTACACCTGA
- a CDS encoding MFS transporter, translating to MSGVALTAAEQNAVQRRTVLVLSFGQVLGGIAFGATVSLGALLAADISGSDALSGLATASVTLGAAVCAIPLARLAARVGRRRALTLGNLFALVGIAVVILAASLRVFPLLLAGILMIGAGNAGNLQSRFAATDLAAPQHRGRDLSIVVWSTTIGGVAGPLLLGPGEIVGQAIGMPPQTGSYVFSFVAQCAALILYVVALRPDPLLAAQRLAKAAAAATGTPFADRPRVARYAIFAVAGSHVVMASVMAMTPVHLSHMAHGAHGMAPTPADVSALVGITIALHVGGMYALSPLFGVLADRWGRLRVVLLGQVLLGGALAFAIFTGTEQWGVIAALILLGLGWSAATVAGAALLTEASAPEVRTRRQGRSDSLMSLSAAAGSVLAGVVLSNFQYAGLGVAASVLVLAIVALSPLGRTPAR from the coding sequence ATGAGCGGTGTCGCCCTGACGGCGGCCGAGCAGAACGCCGTGCAGCGGCGCACCGTGCTCGTCCTGTCGTTCGGGCAGGTTCTCGGCGGCATCGCCTTCGGTGCGACCGTCTCGCTGGGCGCGTTGCTCGCGGCGGACATCTCGGGCAGCGATGCCCTCTCCGGTCTCGCGACCGCCTCGGTGACCCTCGGCGCGGCGGTCTGCGCCATCCCTCTGGCGCGACTGGCCGCGCGGGTCGGCCGACGGCGCGCTCTCACCCTCGGGAACCTGTTCGCTCTCGTCGGCATCGCCGTGGTGATCCTGGCCGCGTCGCTGCGGGTGTTCCCGCTGCTGCTGGCGGGGATCCTCATGATCGGTGCAGGCAACGCCGGGAACCTGCAGTCGCGGTTCGCGGCGACCGACCTCGCGGCACCGCAGCATCGCGGTCGGGACCTCTCGATCGTGGTGTGGTCGACCACCATCGGGGGAGTGGCGGGGCCTCTGCTGCTGGGGCCGGGCGAGATCGTCGGGCAGGCGATCGGGATGCCGCCGCAGACCGGATCCTACGTGTTCTCCTTCGTCGCGCAGTGCGCGGCGCTGATCCTGTACGTCGTCGCACTGCGACCCGACCCGCTGCTGGCGGCGCAGCGACTCGCGAAGGCGGCGGCCGCGGCGACCGGGACACCGTTCGCCGATCGCCCCCGCGTGGCGCGCTACGCGATCTTCGCCGTCGCAGGATCGCACGTCGTGATGGCTTCGGTCATGGCGATGACGCCCGTGCACCTCTCGCACATGGCGCACGGCGCGCACGGGATGGCGCCCACTCCGGCGGATGTGTCCGCTCTCGTGGGCATCACGATCGCGCTGCATGTCGGCGGCATGTACGCGCTGTCGCCGCTCTTCGGTGTGCTGGCCGACCGCTGGGGAAGGCTTCGTGTCGTGCTGCTGGGGCAGGTGCTGCTCGGCGGCGCCCTGGCCTTCGCGATCTTCACGGGGACCGAGCAGTGGGGTGTCATCGCGGCGCTGATCCTGCTCGGCCTCGGGTGGAGCGCGGCGACCGTCGCCGGTGCCGCGCTCCTCACCGAGGCGTCGGCGCCCGAGGTCCGCACGCGGCGGCAGGGTCGCAGCGACTCCCTCATGAGTCTGTCCGCCGCAGCCGGCTCTGTGCTCGCCGGCGTCGTCCTCTCGAACTTCCAGTACGCGGGGCTCGGGGTCGCGGCATCCGTCCTCGTCCTGGCGATCGTCGCGCTCTCGCCCCTCGGACGGACCCCGGCCCGCTGA
- a CDS encoding fumarylacetoacetate hydrolase family protein: MKIARFSHDDAIMYGIIDGTDLVVLAGDPMFSGYETTGARVPLADAALLAPVIPRSKVVCVGKNYHDHAAEMGGVAPEEPLLFLKPNTAVIGPGDAIVRPTLSERTEYEGELVVVIGKIAKNVKAENALDYVLGYTIGNDVTARDLQRKDGQWSRAKGFDTFCPLGPVIETDFDPASASIETRVNGEVRQQAPLTDMIHSVPAIIEYASAVFTLLPGDVIMTGTPAGVGEFGAGDVVEVEITGLGILRNSARNAAASS, translated from the coding sequence ATGAAGATCGCCCGGTTCAGCCACGACGACGCCATCATGTACGGGATCATCGACGGGACCGACCTCGTCGTGCTCGCCGGAGACCCGATGTTCTCGGGATACGAGACGACGGGTGCGCGCGTGCCGCTGGCGGATGCCGCGCTCCTCGCCCCGGTGATCCCGCGGTCCAAGGTCGTCTGCGTCGGCAAGAACTATCACGATCACGCCGCTGAGATGGGGGGAGTGGCACCAGAGGAGCCGCTCCTCTTCCTCAAGCCGAACACCGCGGTGATCGGCCCCGGTGACGCGATCGTGCGTCCGACGCTGTCCGAGCGCACCGAGTACGAGGGCGAGCTGGTGGTCGTGATCGGCAAGATCGCGAAGAACGTGAAGGCCGAGAACGCGCTCGACTATGTGCTCGGTTACACGATCGGCAACGACGTGACCGCGCGGGATCTGCAGCGCAAGGACGGCCAGTGGTCGCGTGCCAAGGGGTTCGACACGTTCTGCCCGCTCGGTCCGGTCATCGAGACGGACTTCGATCCGGCCTCCGCGAGCATCGAGACCCGCGTCAACGGCGAGGTGCGCCAGCAGGCTCCGCTCACCGACATGATCCACTCGGTCCCGGCGATCATCGAGTACGCCTCCGCTGTCTTCACGCTTCTTCCCGGTGACGTCATCATGACCGGCACTCCGGCAGGCGTGGGCGAGTTCGGCGCCGGCGACGTCGTCGAGGTCGAGATCACGGGTCTGGGGATCCTGCGCAACAGCGCACGCAACGCCGCAGCGTCCTCATGA
- a CDS encoding branched-chain amino acid aminotransferase, whose protein sequence is MTTIDAESTVAPLEFAVTKNLTAASPGRVAEVHENPGFGVVFTDHMVDICWSAKGGWHRPRVQPYGPIPLDPAASVLHYAQEIFEGIKAYRHEDRSIHTFRPDRNAARMQASARRLALPELPTEYFIQSLRELVAVDGHWVPSGADQSLYLRPFMFAKEAFLGVRAAQKVAYYVIASPAGAYFSGGVKPVRIWLSEDYARAGKGGTGKAKTGGNYASSLLAQSEASAKGCDQVVFLNEHRNVEELGGMNVVFVFKDGRVVTPESDSILEGITRDSLLQLAEDRGYTVEKRPISIDEWREGVASGDIVEVFACGTAAVVTPIGALVGDGFDEPQPLGELALSLREELTDIQYGRREDRHGWLLRLDA, encoded by the coding sequence ATGACGACCATCGATGCTGAGTCGACCGTGGCTCCACTGGAGTTCGCGGTGACGAAGAACCTGACCGCAGCCTCGCCCGGACGAGTGGCCGAGGTGCACGAGAACCCGGGGTTCGGCGTCGTCTTCACCGATCACATGGTCGACATCTGCTGGTCGGCCAAGGGCGGCTGGCACCGGCCGCGCGTGCAGCCGTATGGACCCATTCCGCTCGACCCCGCGGCATCCGTCCTGCACTACGCCCAGGAGATCTTCGAGGGCATCAAGGCCTACCGCCATGAGGACCGATCGATCCACACGTTCCGCCCCGACCGCAACGCGGCACGGATGCAGGCCAGCGCCCGGCGCCTGGCGCTGCCGGAGCTGCCGACCGAGTACTTCATCCAGTCGCTGCGCGAGCTCGTCGCGGTCGACGGGCACTGGGTGCCGTCGGGCGCCGACCAGAGCCTGTACCTGCGGCCGTTCATGTTCGCCAAGGAGGCCTTCCTCGGCGTCCGGGCTGCGCAGAAGGTCGCGTACTACGTGATCGCGAGCCCCGCCGGCGCCTACTTCTCCGGCGGCGTGAAGCCCGTGCGTATTTGGCTGTCCGAGGACTACGCCCGCGCGGGCAAGGGCGGCACCGGCAAGGCGAAGACGGGTGGCAACTACGCGTCGAGCCTGCTGGCGCAGAGCGAGGCCAGTGCGAAGGGCTGCGATCAGGTCGTGTTCCTGAACGAGCACCGCAACGTCGAGGAGCTCGGCGGCATGAACGTCGTGTTCGTCTTCAAGGACGGCCGCGTGGTCACGCCCGAGTCCGACAGCATCCTCGAGGGCATCACACGCGACTCGCTGCTGCAGCTCGCTGAGGACCGCGGGTACACGGTGGAGAAGCGTCCGATCTCGATCGACGAGTGGCGCGAGGGCGTGGCATCGGGCGACATCGTCGAGGTGTTCGCGTGCGGCACGGCCGCGGTCGTGACTCCCATCGGCGCGCTGGTCGGCGACGGCTTCGACGAGCCGCAGCCGCTGGGCGAGCTGGCGCTGTCGCTGCGCGAAGAGCTCACCGACATCCAGTACGGTCGCCGCGAGGATCGGCACGGCTGGCTGCTCCGCCTCGACGCCTGA
- a CDS encoding 3-isopropylmalate dehydrogenase translates to MSRVVKLAVIPGDGIGPEVVAEAEKVLEAVTAQSDVVFDKTRFSLGAARFLETGDTLTDDDLAAIAAHDAILLGAVGGTPGDPRLKDANIERGLLLKLRFTLDHYVNLRPSKLFTGAPGPLSNPGEIDFVVVREGTEGPYVGNGGAIRKGTPQEVANETSVNTAFGVERVVRYAFDLAERRRKKVTLVHKTNVLVHAGAIWQRVVDEVAAAHPDVSVDYLHVDAATIFLVTDPSRFDVIVTDNLFGDILTDLAGAVTGGIGLAASGNINPDGAFPSMFEPVHGSAPDIAGQQKADPTAAILSVALLLDHLGLAEESARVSAAVETDIAARSAARTTAEIGSAIAARL, encoded by the coding sequence ATGTCGCGTGTCGTGAAGCTGGCCGTCATCCCCGGCGACGGTATCGGTCCCGAGGTCGTCGCCGAGGCCGAGAAGGTCCTCGAGGCGGTCACCGCGCAGAGCGACGTGGTCTTCGACAAGACCCGCTTCTCGCTCGGGGCCGCTCGCTTCCTCGAGACCGGCGACACGCTCACCGACGACGACCTCGCGGCCATCGCCGCGCACGACGCCATCCTCCTCGGCGCCGTCGGCGGCACGCCGGGAGACCCGCGGCTCAAGGACGCGAACATCGAGCGAGGGCTGCTCCTCAAGCTCCGCTTCACGCTCGACCACTACGTGAACCTGCGGCCGTCGAAGCTCTTCACGGGCGCACCCGGCCCGCTGTCGAACCCGGGCGAGATCGACTTCGTCGTCGTCCGCGAAGGCACCGAGGGCCCGTACGTCGGCAACGGCGGCGCGATCCGCAAGGGCACGCCGCAGGAGGTCGCCAATGAGACCTCGGTGAACACGGCTTTCGGTGTCGAGCGTGTCGTGCGCTACGCCTTCGATCTGGCCGAGCGGCGCCGCAAGAAGGTCACCCTGGTGCACAAGACGAATGTGCTCGTGCACGCGGGCGCGATCTGGCAGCGCGTCGTCGACGAGGTCGCTGCGGCCCACCCCGACGTGTCCGTCGACTACCTGCACGTCGACGCTGCGACGATCTTCCTGGTGACAGACCCTTCGCGGTTCGACGTCATCGTCACCGACAATCTGTTCGGCGACATCCTCACCGATCTCGCCGGCGCCGTCACGGGCGGCATCGGCCTCGCGGCATCCGGGAACATCAACCCCGACGGTGCCTTCCCCTCGATGTTCGAGCCCGTGCACGGTTCGGCACCGGACATCGCAGGACAGCAGAAGGCCGACCCGACGGCCGCGATCCTCTCTGTCGCCCTGCTGCTCGATCACCTCGGTCTCGCCGAAGAATCCGCACGCGTCAGCGCAGCGGTCGAGACCGATATCGCCGCTCGCAGCGCGGCTCGCACGACGGCGGAGATCGGCTCCGCGATCGCCGCGCGCCTCTGA
- a CDS encoding MFS transporter produces the protein MTRTASIPTTETDAPRVGARGWAALVVLMLPVLLVSVDNTVLSFALPEISIALAPSGAEQLWIIDVYPLVLAGLLVTMGTLGDRFGRRRMLLIGAVGFAAVSALAAFAPTAGLLIAARALLGFFGAMLMPSTLSLLRSIFQNRDQRRMAIAVWASAFSAGAALGPIVGGFLLEHFAWGSVFLIAVPVLIPLLILGPLLVPESRDPNPGRIDPVSIVLSMAAMIPVVYAIKSLAVDGPSLVAGGWALLGIAMGVLFVRRQNRATMPMLDMALFRRGTFSGAILVNLLSVVALVGFLYFVSQHLQLVLGLSPMLAGVALVPGMAAMIVAGLTVVPISRRVPPHVLVPSALLFSVAGYLIVAFTTHAHGVAPLIIAFVVLGIGIGAAETISNELILSSAPAEKAGAASAVSETAYELGAVLGTAILGGIITAFYRGALVLPDGLPAEVAHAARETLAGAYTAARELPTTLGDALWNAAASAFGSGVMVTSLIGAGLVVVAGAIAAVTLRKAPSH, from the coding sequence ATGACCCGTACTGCGTCGATCCCGACGACAGAGACGGATGCTCCCCGCGTCGGGGCCCGGGGCTGGGCGGCGCTCGTCGTCCTCATGCTGCCGGTGCTGCTCGTCTCGGTGGACAACACGGTGCTGAGCTTCGCGCTCCCCGAGATCTCCATCGCGCTCGCGCCCTCCGGTGCCGAGCAGCTGTGGATCATCGACGTCTATCCTCTGGTGCTCGCCGGTCTCCTCGTCACGATGGGCACCCTCGGCGACCGCTTCGGCCGCCGTCGCATGCTTCTGATCGGTGCCGTCGGCTTCGCCGCCGTCTCGGCGTTGGCCGCCTTCGCCCCCACCGCGGGACTTCTGATCGCCGCGCGAGCGCTGCTCGGCTTCTTCGGCGCGATGCTCATGCCGTCGACCCTCTCGCTGCTGCGCTCGATCTTCCAGAACCGCGACCAGCGCCGCATGGCCATCGCGGTCTGGGCCTCGGCGTTCTCCGCCGGTGCGGCGCTCGGGCCGATCGTCGGCGGGTTCCTGCTCGAGCACTTCGCGTGGGGCTCGGTCTTCCTCATCGCCGTGCCCGTCCTCATCCCGCTGCTGATCCTCGGGCCTCTCCTGGTCCCGGAGAGCCGCGACCCGAACCCGGGGCGGATCGACCCCGTCAGCATCGTGCTGTCGATGGCCGCGATGATCCCCGTCGTCTACGCGATCAAGTCGCTTGCGGTCGACGGGCCGTCGCTCGTCGCCGGAGGATGGGCGCTTCTCGGCATCGCGATGGGTGTGCTGTTCGTCCGTCGACAGAACCGTGCGACGATGCCCATGCTCGACATGGCGCTGTTCCGGCGCGGCACGTTCTCTGGGGCCATCCTCGTGAACCTGCTCAGCGTCGTCGCCCTGGTCGGCTTCCTCTACTTCGTCTCCCAGCATCTGCAGCTGGTGCTCGGCCTGTCGCCGATGCTGGCCGGCGTCGCGCTGGTGCCCGGCATGGCGGCGATGATCGTGGCCGGCCTCACGGTCGTGCCGATCTCGCGTCGCGTCCCGCCGCATGTGCTGGTGCCGAGCGCCCTGCTGTTCTCGGTGGCCGGCTACCTGATCGTCGCGTTCACGACGCACGCGCACGGCGTCGCGCCGCTGATCATCGCCTTCGTCGTGCTCGGCATCGGCATCGGCGCCGCGGAGACGATCTCGAACGAGCTGATCCTGTCGAGCGCCCCGGCCGAGAAGGCCGGAGCCGCGAGCGCGGTGTCCGAGACGGCCTACGAACTCGGGGCCGTGCTCGGCACGGCGATCCTCGGCGGCATCATCACGGCCTTCTATCGCGGAGCGCTCGTGCTGCCGGACGGGCTGCCCGCAGAGGTGGCGCACGCCGCGCGCGAGACCCTCGCCGGTGCCTACACCGCCGCGCGGGAACTGCCGACGACGCTCGGAGATGCCCTCTGGAACGCCGCCGCGTCGGCGTTCGGTTCCGGCGTGATGGTGACGTCCCTGATCGGCGCGGGTCTCGTCGTCGTGGCGGGCGCGATCGCGGCCGTCACACTGCGCAAGGCCCCCTCGCACTGA
- a CDS encoding TetR/AcrR family transcriptional regulator — translation MPRPPLAREKVLDAFESIVIADGERAATLDATARAAGVSKGGLLYHFGSKEELAAGLLERLDSLTTADLEVMATAAEGPVAYYIRTSVMEDDALDRALIAASRLAQGGSVAAAEGLRDNRRRWEDAIRPHVRDRTSLDLVMLLSDGLYFNNSLDVHGPERLVPHDEELAALIALVLKTTS, via the coding sequence ATGCCCCGACCTCCCCTCGCCCGCGAGAAGGTGCTCGACGCCTTCGAGTCCATCGTCATCGCCGACGGCGAGCGTGCGGCGACGCTCGACGCCACGGCCAGAGCCGCCGGCGTCTCCAAGGGCGGGCTGCTCTACCACTTCGGATCGAAGGAAGAGCTCGCAGCCGGCCTCCTGGAGCGGCTCGACTCGCTGACCACCGCAGACCTCGAGGTCATGGCGACAGCCGCGGAGGGGCCGGTCGCCTACTACATCCGCACATCGGTGATGGAGGATGACGCGCTCGATCGCGCCCTGATCGCCGCGTCCCGTCTCGCTCAGGGCGGCTCGGTCGCCGCAGCGGAGGGCCTCCGCGACAACCGCCGCCGCTGGGAGGACGCGATCCGTCCGCATGTCCGCGACCGGACCAGCCTCGATCTCGTGATGCTGCTCAGCGACGGCCTCTACTTCAACAACTCGCTCGACGTGCACGGGCCCGAGCGCCTCGTCCCCCATGACGAGGAGCTCGCGGCACTGATCGCCCTCGTCCTGAAGACCACCTCGTAG
- the serA gene encoding phosphoglycerate dehydrogenase — MPKPVVLIAEVLSPATIEALGPDFDVRDVDGTDREALFASLAEADAVLIRSATRIDEEALAHAPKLKVVARAGVGLDNVDIKAATAAGVMVVNAPTSNIVSAAELTVGHILSLARRIPAAHASLAAGQWKRSSFTGAELFEKTVGIVGLGRIGALVAARLAAFDMRVVAYDPYVTSARAQQLGVQLLSLDELVAEADFLTIHMPKTPETTGMIGAEQFAAMKPTAFVVNVARGGLIDEEALHEALVAGEIAGAGLDVFTSEPPAEGGSARPLLDLPNVVVTPHLGASTEEAQEKAGVSVAKSVRLALGGDLVPDAVNVAGGVIDPYVRPGISLVEKLGQIFASLATSPLTSLDVEVHGELNDYDVSVLKLAALKGVFTNIVSETVSYVNAPLLAEQRGIAVRLLKDDVSDEYRNVITLTGALSDGSQLSVSGTLTGPKQAEKLVGINDHTLELPIEKHHVVMLYTDRPGIVAVYGQKFGEAGINIAGMQIARQAAGAQALSVLTLDSPVSEELLEDVSAAIDADLFRQIEITEV; from the coding sequence GTGCCGAAGCCCGTTGTGCTCATCGCCGAAGTGCTCTCTCCCGCCACGATCGAGGCTCTGGGCCCCGACTTCGACGTCCGTGACGTCGATGGCACCGACCGCGAGGCGCTCTTCGCCTCGCTGGCCGAGGCGGACGCGGTCCTCATCCGCTCGGCCACCCGCATCGACGAAGAGGCTCTGGCGCACGCGCCGAAGCTGAAGGTCGTCGCCCGTGCCGGCGTCGGACTCGACAACGTCGACATCAAGGCCGCGACGGCAGCCGGTGTCATGGTCGTGAACGCGCCCACCTCGAACATCGTCTCGGCCGCCGAGCTCACGGTCGGGCACATCCTCAGCCTCGCCCGCCGCATTCCGGCCGCGCACGCGTCGCTCGCCGCCGGACAGTGGAAGCGCAGCTCCTTCACCGGGGCCGAGCTGTTCGAGAAGACTGTGGGCATCGTCGGCCTCGGCCGCATCGGGGCGCTCGTCGCCGCGCGCCTCGCCGCCTTCGACATGCGCGTCGTCGCCTACGACCCCTACGTCACCTCCGCCCGTGCGCAGCAGCTCGGCGTGCAGCTGCTCTCGCTCGACGAGCTCGTCGCCGAGGCCGACTTCCTCACGATCCACATGCCGAAGACGCCGGAGACCACCGGCATGATCGGCGCGGAGCAGTTCGCCGCGATGAAGCCGACCGCGTTCGTCGTGAACGTCGCGCGTGGCGGCCTGATCGACGAGGAGGCGCTGCACGAGGCGCTCGTCGCCGGCGAGATCGCCGGTGCCGGACTCGACGTCTTCACGTCCGAGCCGCCCGCCGAGGGGGGCTCGGCGCGACCGCTGCTCGACCTGCCGAACGTCGTCGTCACCCCGCACCTGGGTGCGAGCACGGAAGAAGCGCAGGAGAAGGCCGGCGTCTCGGTCGCGAAGTCCGTGCGCCTCGCGCTCGGCGGAGACCTCGTGCCGGATGCCGTCAACGTCGCCGGCGGCGTCATCGACCCCTACGTCCGCCCCGGTATCTCGCTCGTCGAGAAGCTCGGCCAGATCTTCGCCTCGCTCGCGACCTCGCCGCTCACCAGCCTCGACGTCGAGGTGCACGGCGAGCTCAACGACTACGACGTGAGCGTGCTCAAGCTCGCCGCGCTCAAGGGCGTCTTCACCAACATCGTGAGCGAGACCGTCTCCTATGTGAACGCCCCGCTGCTCGCGGAGCAGCGCGGCATCGCGGTGCGTCTGCTCAAGGACGACGTGAGCGACGAGTACCGCAACGTGATCACCCTCACGGGGGCGCTCTCCGACGGCTCGCAGCTCTCGGTCTCCGGAACGCTCACCGGCCCGAAGCAGGCCGAGAAGCTGGTCGGGATCAACGACCACACGCTCGAGCTGCCGATCGAGAAGCACCACGTCGTCATGCTCTACACCGACCGTCCCGGCATCGTCGCGGTGTACGGCCAGAAGTTCGGCGAGGCGGGCATCAACATCGCCGGCATGCAGATCGCTCGTCAGGCGGCCGGCGCGCAGGCACTCAGCGTCCTGACGCTCGACTCGCCGGTCTCGGAGGAGCTGCTGGAAGACGTGAGCGCCGCCATCGACGCCGACCTGTTCCGCCAGATCGAGATCACCGAGGTCTGA
- a CDS encoding GntR family transcriptional regulator, with protein sequence MTTDAALGIVGVVDAVTLRLRGRILSGEIRSGAPLTEAAVSEAFGVARPSAKAAIEQLVASGLLVRTAHRSARVVGIDPETVRDVYRTRSRLESAALRELAITRTVPASALEANAEILAMPPGPDAATVDPDLRFHTALIDALGSDRTARMYRSVLDEARLCMAQVQGRRLLDAAVIAAQHAEMLEAVAAGEGDRAADLLAAHLSSAEERLVEAIDAD encoded by the coding sequence ATGACGACGGATGCTGCCCTGGGGATCGTCGGCGTGGTCGACGCCGTCACCCTCCGACTCCGTGGACGCATCCTGAGCGGCGAGATCCGCTCCGGTGCGCCGCTCACCGAGGCCGCGGTGTCGGAGGCGTTCGGTGTGGCCCGCCCCAGCGCGAAGGCGGCGATCGAGCAGCTGGTCGCCAGCGGTCTGCTGGTCCGCACGGCGCACCGCTCGGCACGTGTCGTGGGGATCGATCCGGAGACCGTGCGCGACGTCTACCGCACGCGGTCGCGACTGGAGAGCGCCGCGCTCCGCGAGCTGGCGATCACCCGCACCGTGCCGGCATCCGCTCTCGAGGCGAACGCCGAGATTCTGGCGATGCCACCCGGACCCGACGCCGCGACCGTCGACCCCGACCTGCGGTTCCACACCGCGCTGATCGACGCGCTCGGAAGCGACCGGACGGCGCGGATGTATCGCAGCGTCCTCGACGAGGCACGACTCTGCATGGCCCAGGTGCAGGGCCGGCGCCTGCTGGACGCCGCGGTGATCGCCGCGCAGCACGCCGAGATGCTGGAAGCCGTCGCCGCGGGCGAGGGCGATCGTGCGGCCGATCTCCTCGCCGCGCATCTCTCCTCGGCCGAGGAGAGACTGGTCGAGGCGATCGACGCCGACTGA